One Streptomyces sp. ML-6 genomic region harbors:
- a CDS encoding XRE family transcriptional regulator, whose protein sequence is MTASTVGGQLAEELRGVKERSGLSLAALAARTPYSKSSWERYLNGKKPAPRQAVEALCALTGTPSGRLLALWELADAEWSGRARPVSAPQVPDEPAEAGPAEAEPERLAAATPSDPATRADMRRWAVGAAVIGVVAAGLAGAALLGAGSARPGTEPDGRSHAVTEPLVRNPGCRADGCEGKDPVVMGCGGAGMITTLATHTASGGRRLELRHAALCRTLWVRTTGLRPGDRVELSLPTGHTQWVTATGGRDTRQYLATPMTAGDSGAGSRICLEVPGSRPECFTG, encoded by the coding sequence ATGACTGCTTCCACCGTGGGCGGTCAACTGGCGGAGGAACTACGGGGCGTCAAGGAGCGGTCCGGGCTGAGCCTGGCCGCGCTGGCGGCTCGTACCCCGTACAGCAAATCGTCCTGGGAGCGGTACCTCAACGGGAAGAAGCCCGCTCCCCGCCAGGCGGTCGAGGCGCTGTGCGCGCTCACCGGGACGCCGTCCGGCCGGCTGCTGGCGCTCTGGGAACTGGCGGACGCCGAGTGGAGCGGCCGGGCGCGGCCCGTGTCCGCGCCGCAGGTTCCGGACGAACCGGCGGAGGCCGGGCCGGCGGAGGCCGAACCGGAACGTCTCGCCGCCGCCACCCCGTCCGACCCCGCCACCCGTGCGGACATGCGGCGGTGGGCGGTGGGCGCGGCCGTCATCGGGGTGGTGGCGGCCGGGCTGGCCGGGGCCGCCCTCCTCGGTGCCGGGTCCGCCCGCCCCGGCACGGAGCCGGACGGGCGGTCCCACGCCGTCACGGAGCCGCTCGTGCGCAACCCCGGGTGCAGGGCCGACGGCTGCGAGGGCAAGGACCCCGTGGTCATGGGCTGCGGCGGGGCCGGGATGATCACCACCCTCGCCACCCACACCGCGTCCGGCGGGCGGCGCCTGGAACTCCGCCACGCCGCGCTGTGCCGCACCCTGTGGGTACGCACCACGGGGTTGCGGCCGGGCGACCGGGTCGAGCTGTCCCTGCCGACCGGGCACACCCAATGGGTCACGGCCACGGGAGGCCGTGACACCAGGCAGTACCTGGCCACCCCGATGACGGCGGGCGACAGCGGGGCGGGCAGCCGGATCTGCCTGGAGGTACCGGGCAGCCGCCCCGAGTGCTTCACCGGCTGA
- a CDS encoding SDR family oxidoreductase — MSGRRSLEGQVVVVTGAARGVGELLARKLSARGAKLALVGLEPDELKKVSERLHAESDHWFADVTDHEAMARVAQEVKERFGKIDVVVANAGVAAGGPFVDSDPDAWRRVIEVNLIGGAVTGRAFLPVLMESRGYFLQIASLAAMTPAPMMTAYCASKSGVEAFAHSLRAEVGYRGVKVGVGYLSWTDTDMVRGADQDDVMRELRQRLPWPANRTYPLGPAVDRIVAGIERRSPHVYAQWWLRGMQSVRGFLPSVIGVVGQHEVRKFGSRLDGVSRGLVGAGGAADQEARAARTQSD; from the coding sequence ATGAGCGGCAGGCGGAGTCTCGAAGGGCAGGTCGTCGTCGTTACGGGCGCGGCGCGCGGCGTGGGCGAACTGCTGGCCCGCAAGCTCTCGGCACGCGGCGCGAAGCTCGCACTGGTGGGCCTGGAGCCGGACGAGCTGAAGAAGGTCTCCGAACGGCTGCACGCGGAGAGCGACCACTGGTTCGCGGACGTCACCGACCACGAGGCGATGGCACGCGTCGCCCAGGAGGTGAAGGAGCGGTTCGGGAAGATCGACGTCGTCGTCGCCAACGCCGGTGTCGCGGCGGGCGGTCCGTTCGTCGACTCGGACCCCGACGCGTGGCGGCGGGTCATCGAGGTCAACCTGATCGGCGGCGCGGTGACGGGGCGGGCGTTCCTGCCGGTGCTGATGGAGAGCCGCGGGTACTTCCTCCAGATCGCCTCGCTCGCCGCGATGACCCCGGCGCCGATGATGACCGCGTACTGCGCGTCCAAGTCGGGCGTGGAGGCGTTCGCCCACAGCCTGCGGGCCGAGGTCGGCTACCGCGGGGTGAAGGTCGGGGTCGGCTACCTCTCCTGGACCGACACGGACATGGTGCGGGGCGCCGACCAGGACGACGTGATGCGGGAGCTGCGGCAGCGGCTGCCCTGGCCGGCGAACCGCACCTACCCGCTGGGCCCCGCGGTCGACCGGATCGTGGCCGGCATCGAACGCCGCTCCCCGCACGTGTACGCGCAGTGGTGGCTGCGCGGGATGCAGTCCGTGCGGGGCTTCCTGCCCTCGGTGATAGGCGTCGTCGGCCAGCACGAGGTCCGGAAGTTCGGGTCGCGGCTGGACGGCGTGAGCAGGGGACTGGTGGGCGCCGGGGGCGCGGCGGACCAGGAGGCGAGGGCGGCGCGTACGCAGAGTGACTGA
- a CDS encoding alpha/beta fold hydrolase codes for MSRLLRRDGAPPVPARELTVRSADGARIHVEVHGPDGAPAVVLAHGWTCSTRFWDAQTRALAADHRVVVYDQRGHGGSPVVDRGGYGTDALADDLEAVLAATLAPGEKAVLAGHSMGGMTIMAAAHRAGLREHAAAVLLCSTGSSRLAAGSVVVPMRAGAVRTRLHRAILVASAPLGPVTPITRRVLKYATMGAGSAPERVETCARIVHACPRKARAAWGRVLADLDLDAGVRELRVPTAVIAGTADRLTPLGHARTIAAALPEGLGLTELTGMGHMTPVEAPEAVTERIRELVAAYLPAGGASADTAAGARTGADTSTSTGTSAGSETGSDTGAETDGTAEKEEVA; via the coding sequence ATGAGCCGGCTGCTGCGGCGCGACGGCGCGCCGCCGGTACCCGCGCGCGAACTCACCGTCCGTTCCGCCGACGGCGCCCGCATCCACGTCGAGGTGCACGGCCCGGACGGCGCCCCCGCCGTGGTCCTCGCGCACGGCTGGACGTGCAGCACCCGCTTCTGGGACGCCCAGACCAGGGCCCTCGCGGCGGACCACCGGGTCGTCGTCTACGACCAGCGGGGCCACGGCGGTTCGCCGGTCGTCGACCGCGGCGGATACGGCACCGACGCCCTCGCCGACGACCTCGAAGCGGTACTGGCCGCCACCCTCGCCCCGGGGGAGAAGGCCGTGCTCGCCGGGCACTCCATGGGCGGCATGACGATCATGGCCGCCGCGCACCGCGCCGGGCTGCGCGAGCACGCCGCCGCCGTACTGCTGTGCAGCACCGGGAGTTCGCGGCTGGCCGCCGGGTCGGTCGTGGTGCCGATGCGGGCCGGGGCGGTACGGACCCGGCTGCACCGCGCGATCCTCGTGGCGTCGGCCCCGCTGGGACCGGTCACTCCGATTACCAGGCGGGTGCTCAAGTACGCCACGATGGGAGCGGGATCGGCCCCGGAGCGCGTGGAGACCTGCGCCCGGATCGTGCACGCGTGCCCGAGGAAGGCCAGGGCCGCCTGGGGGCGCGTACTCGCGGACCTCGATCTCGACGCGGGCGTACGGGAGTTGCGGGTGCCCACGGCGGTGATCGCGGGTACCGCGGACCGGCTGACGCCGCTCGGCCACGCACGGACGATCGCGGCGGCACTGCCCGAGGGCCTGGGACTCACCGAGCTGACGGGGATGGGACACATGACACCGGTGGAGGCGCCGGAGGCGGTCACGGAGCGGATCCGGGAACTCGTCGCCGCGTACCTCCCGGCGGGCGGCGCGAGCGCGGACACGGCTGCGGGCGCGCGTACGGGCGCGGACACGAGTACGAGTACGGGTACGAGCGCGGGTTCGGAGACCGGCTCGGACACCGGCGCGGAGACGGACGGCACGGCCGAGAAGGAGGAGGTCGCATGA
- a CDS encoding NAD(P)/FAD-dependent oxidoreductase, producing MAQHEHVRVAVIGSGFGGLGAAVRLRREGMTDFVVLERADSVGGTWRDNSYPGCACDVPSHLYSFSFAPNPEWPRTFSGQEHIRAYLEHVADTFGLRPHLRFNHEVTIMRWDRDELHWVIETANGATFTADFVVSASGPLSDPKTPDIPGLADFPGKVFHSARWDHDAELAGKRVAMVGTGASAIQIVPEIQPEVGRLTLFQRTPPWVMPRMDRKISGAERLLHRAVPVTGTIRRGLLWGIRELQVSAFTKHPGELGLVEKMARANMARSIKDPELRAKLTPSYRIGCKRILLSNTYYPALAQPNVDVVASGLAEVRGSTVVASDGTEAEVDAIIFGTGFHVTDMPIAERVVGADGITLAEHWKDGVQSLRGATVSGFPNWMTVIGPNTGLGNSSMILMIESQLNYMADYLRQLNVLGGRVALDARPSALGVWNRRVQERMKRTVWNTGGCNSWYLDANGRNTTVWPGTTAEFRRLTRSVDLSEYAVVRAPKQPAAPTVGQQCGAQEPAIGKAAGKAGEESAGQPAGKSAGKSVAEEVAG from the coding sequence GGAGCGGGCGGACTCCGTCGGCGGCACCTGGCGCGACAACAGCTATCCCGGCTGCGCCTGCGACGTACCGTCCCACCTCTACTCGTTCTCGTTCGCGCCCAACCCCGAGTGGCCGCGCACCTTCTCCGGGCAGGAGCACATCCGCGCCTACCTGGAGCACGTCGCGGACACCTTCGGGCTGCGCCCGCACCTCAGGTTCAATCATGAAGTAACGATCATGCGCTGGGACCGCGACGAGCTGCACTGGGTGATCGAGACGGCGAACGGGGCCACGTTCACCGCCGATTTCGTCGTCTCCGCGAGCGGCCCGCTCTCCGACCCGAAGACGCCGGACATCCCCGGTCTCGCCGACTTCCCCGGCAAGGTCTTCCACTCGGCCCGCTGGGACCACGACGCCGAACTGGCGGGCAAGCGCGTCGCGATGGTCGGCACCGGCGCCTCCGCCATCCAGATCGTGCCCGAGATCCAGCCCGAGGTCGGCAGGCTGACGCTCTTCCAGCGCACCCCGCCCTGGGTCATGCCGCGCATGGACCGGAAGATCAGCGGCGCCGAGCGCCTGCTGCACCGCGCGGTCCCCGTCACCGGCACCATCCGCCGCGGACTGCTCTGGGGCATACGGGAGTTGCAGGTCAGCGCCTTCACCAAACACCCCGGCGAACTGGGCCTGGTCGAGAAGATGGCCAGGGCCAACATGGCGCGGTCCATCAAGGACCCGGAGCTGCGCGCCAAGCTGACCCCCTCGTACCGCATCGGCTGCAAGCGCATCCTGCTCTCCAACACGTACTATCCGGCACTCGCGCAGCCCAACGTGGACGTGGTCGCCTCGGGCCTGGCCGAGGTGCGGGGCTCCACCGTCGTCGCATCGGACGGTACGGAGGCCGAGGTCGACGCGATCATCTTCGGCACCGGCTTCCACGTCACCGACATGCCGATCGCCGAGCGGGTGGTGGGCGCGGACGGCATCACGCTCGCCGAGCACTGGAAGGACGGCGTGCAGTCGCTGCGCGGGGCGACCGTCTCGGGCTTCCCCAACTGGATGACGGTCATCGGCCCCAACACCGGGCTCGGGAACTCCTCGATGATCCTGATGATCGAGTCCCAGCTGAACTACATGGCCGACTACCTGCGCCAGCTGAACGTGCTGGGCGGACGCGTCGCCCTCGACGCGCGGCCCTCGGCGCTCGGGGTGTGGAACCGCCGGGTCCAGGAACGGATGAAGCGCACCGTGTGGAACACCGGCGGCTGCAACAGCTGGTACCTGGACGCCAACGGGCGCAACACCACGGTCTGGCCGGGCACCACCGCCGAGTTCCGCAGGCTGACGCGGTCGGTGGACCTCTCGGAGTACGCGGTCGTACGGGCGCCGAAGCAGCCGGCCGCGCCGACCGTCGGACAGCAGTGCGGCGCGCAGGAGCCCGCCATCGGGAAGGCCGCAGGGAAGGCCGGCGAGGAGTCGGCCGGGCAGCCCGCCGGGAAGTCCGCGGGGAAGTCCGTCGCCGAGGAGGTCGCGGGATGA